The Streptomyces laurentii region CCCCGCTGAACGTCTCGGGGCTGCTGCGGGACAAGCTCTTCACCGACCGCGCGGTGGTCCTGACCTCGGCCACGCTCAAGCTGGGCGGGGACTTCAACGGGGTGGGCGCCTCGCTCGGCCTCGCCCCGGAGGGCACGCGGGGCGACGACCTGCCCGTGTGGAAGGGCATCGACGTCGGTTCACCCTTCGACTACCCCCGGCAGGGCATCCTCTACGTCGCCAAGCACCTGAACCGGCCCGCCCGGGACGGCGAGCGCGGCGACATGCTCGACGAGCTGACCGAGCTGATGCAGGCCGCCGGGGGCCGGACGCTCGGTCTGTTCTCCTCGATGCGGGCCGCCCAGCAGGCGGCCGAGGAGCTGCGCACCCGGATCCCCGAGCTGCCGATCCTGCTCCAGGGCGAGGACACCCTCGGCGAGCTGATCAAGAACTTCTCGGCCGATCCGAAGACCTGCCTCTTCGGCACGCTCTCCCTCTGGCAGGGCGTCGACGTGCCCGGCGCGAGCTGCCAGTTGGTCGTCATGGACAAGATCCCGTTCCCGAGGCCGGACGACCCGCTGATGAGCGCCCGGCAGAAGGCCGTCGAGGACGCCGGGGGCAACGGCTTCATGGCGGTGGCCGCCACGCACGCGGCGCTCCTGATGGCTCAGGGCGCCGGCCGGCTGGTCCGGGCGACGGGGGACCGCGGTGTGGTCGCGGTGCTCGACCCGCGGCTCGCCACCGCGCGCTACGGCAGCTATCTGAAGGCCTCGCTGCCGGACTTCTGGTACACGACGGACCGCAACCAGGTGCGGAAGTCCCTGGCCGCCATCGACGCGGCGGCGCAGGCGACGGCCGCGGACGCGCAGAGGTAGAGGCGGACGCCTGGACGCGGACGCCTGCGGGCGTCAGGCCCCGTACCCGCGGACAGCGGGCGGCGGGGCCTGTGCGGCGCGCCCTGACGGCGTGCGGAGGGGCCTCGTACGCGTACATCCGGCCCTGATGCCGGAAAGCCGCCCGTGGGCCCGGAGACACGCCCCTGGCCCACCCGGGCACACAACAGGACCCCGGAACCGGCGCAGTGGGTCCCGGGGCCCTGGTCCAGGGCCGACGAGGTGGGTCACACCCGTCGCAGCACGGCGACGACCTTGCCGAGGATGGTGGCCTCGTCGCCGGGGATCGGCTGGTACGCCGCGTTGTGCGGCAGCAGCCAGACGTGGCCGTCCTCGCGCTTGAAGCGCTTCACCGTGGCCTCGCCGTCGAGCATGGCGGCGACGATGTCGCCGTTCTCCGCGACGGGCTGGCGGCGTACCGTGACCCAGTCGCCGTCGCAGATGGCGGCCTCGATCATGGAGTCGCCGACGACCTTGAGGACGAACAGCTCGCCGTCTCCGACCAGCTGCCGGGGGAGCGGGAAGACGTCCTCGACGGACTCCTCGGCCAGGATGGGCCCGCCGGCCGCGATCCGGCCGACCAGGGGCACGTAGGACGCGGCGGGCTTGCCGGTGGTGTCCGTGGGCTGCGTGCTCGGCTGGTCCGAGCCGCGGACCTCGTACGCCCGGGGCCGGTGCGGGTCGCGCCGGAGGAAGCCCTTGCGCTCCAGGGCCATGAGCTGGTGCGCCACGGAGGAGGTGCTGGAGAGGCCGACGGCTTGGCCGATCTCGCGCATCGACGGCGGGTAGCCCCGGCGTTGCACCGAGTCGCGGATGACCTCGATCACCCGGCGCTGGCGATCGGTGAGGCCGGAACTGTCGGCCCTGATCCCGGGAGGTCGTCCGGGAAGCGAGCGCGTGGGCCGCCCCGCTTCCCCCTCCCCGTTCATGACGGAGTCGTTCATCGCGTGTACCGGTTCGAATCGGCCCTGGGAGCGGTCCTGGGCAGTGATGGTGGCACTGTCAGCGGTGGTGGTCACGTCGGCGGCCCCTCTCGAATGGTCTCCCTGGCTGGCACAACGGTAGTAGCTTTCGAAAGGTTGCGCCAAACACACGTTCGAGTGAAAATTCGCCTTTCGTCTTACGCGTGCCTGTGGGTGGGTGTATGCGCGGATCGGGCGCGGCCACCCCAAAACGGTCATTACGGTAGCCTTCGCGGGCGGGCGACGCGGGTGTGGGGGAGGTCTCCCTGACGCCTCCGAGACGCCTCCGAGACGCTGTCGCGCCGCCGTGCCGGGTGACCCCGGCGTCCGCGCCACCGGGCCCTTCCCGTACCTTTGTGGGCGGCCGCGCAGGTGACACGCGCAGAGGCCGAAATCGCGGACCGACCCAAGATCTAGTGGTTGGATTGCATCAGCCACCCACAAGTAGTGGTCCTTGGTCCGTCGAGGGTCGCCACATCACCTATGCTGGTGGTCGCTTCGAGGGGCTCTTGACGGCCCCGGTGAAGCTGTTCAGTCGTGCCATGAGGGAGGGTCGGAACCAATGCACTGCCCCTTCTGCAGGCACCCCGACAGCCGTGTCGTCGACAGTCGCACCACCGACGACGGGACGTCGATCCGACGCCGCCGCCAGTGCCCCGACTGCTCCCGTCGTTTCACGACGGTGGAGACGTGTTCGCTCATGGTGGTGAAGCGGTCCGGGGTCACGGAACCCTTCAGTCGCACCAAGGTCATCTCCGGCGTGCGCAAGGCATGCCAGGGGCGGCCCGTCACCGAGGACGCCCTCGCCAAGCTCGGCCAGCGGGTCGAGGAGGCGGTGCGCGCCACCGGAAGCGCCGAACTGACCACCCACGACGTGGGTCTGGCCATCCTCGGCCCGCTGCAGGAACTCGACCTCGTCGCGTACCTGCGGTTCGCGTCCGTCTACAAGGCGTTCGACAGCCTCGAAGACTTCGAGGCCGCCATCGTGGAACTCCGCGAGCGGCCTCCCGCCGGCGGCGGGACCGGAGCGACCCCTGGGGTCCCGGTTCCCGTGCCCGCCCCCGCCACCGACTGACCGGTGGCGGGACCGGACCGTCGTCGGTCCGGTGACCGGCCGCCGTGCGGCCGGTGAAAGACATGCCCCGAGCGCCCCTGAGGCGTTCGTGGTGTTGGCAGTACAGACAGCAGCAGACAGCAGTACAGAGACGGAGCCCTGGAATTTTCCGGGCGCTGTAGGGTGTTTTGCCCGTATATGGGAGGCGGCATGACAGAGACGGCGAGCGGTCCGGCACGTGGTTCCCGAGCCAAGGGATCCAAGGCGGCCAGCAAGGGCCTGCGTATCGAGCGCATCCATACCACCCCCGGCGTGCATCCGTACGACGAGGTGAGCTGGGAGCACCGTGACGTCGTCATGACCAACTGGCGCGACGGCTCGATCAACTTCGAGCAGCGTGGCGTCGCGTTCCCCGACTTCTGGTCGGTGAACGCGGTCAACATCGTCACCAGCAAGTACTTCCGCGGGGCCGTCGGCACCCCGCAGCGCGAGACCGGTCTGAAGCAGCTCATCGACCGGATCGTCAAGACGTACAGCAAGGCCGGCGAGGATCACGGGTACTTCGCCTCCCCCGCCGACGCCGAGATCTTCGAGCACGAGCTGACCTACGCCCTCCTGCACCAGATCTTCAGCTTCAACAGCCCCGTCTGGTTCAACGTCGGCACCTCGCAGCCCCAGCAGGTCTCCGCCTGCTTCATCCTGTCCGTCGACGACTCCATGGAGTCGATCCTCGACTGGTACAAGGAAGAGGGCATGATCTTCAAGGGCGGCTCCGGCGCCGGCCTGAACCTCTCCCGTATCCGCTCCTCCAAGGAGCTGCTGTCCTCCGGCGGCAACGCCTCCGGTCCGGTCTCCTTCATGCGCGGCGCCGACGCCTCCGCCGGCACCATCAAGTCCGGTGGCGCCACCCGCCGCGCCGCGAAGATGGTCGTGCTCGATGTCGATCACCCCGACATCGAGGACTTCATCCAGACGAAGGTCAGCGAGGAGGAGAAGATCCGCGTCCTGCGCGACGCGGGCTTCGACATGGACCTGGGCGGCGACGACATCACGTCCGTCCAGTACCAGAACGCCAACAACTCGGTGCGCGTGAACGACGAGTTCATGACCGCGGTCGAGAAGGGCGGCCAGTTCGGCCTGCGTGCCCGTATGACCGGCGAGGTCATCGAGGAGGTCGACGCCAAGGCGCTCTTCCGCAAGATCGCCGAGGCCGCGTGGGCCTGTGCCGACCCGGGCATCCAGTACGACGACATGATCAACAACTGGCACACCTGCCCCGAGTCCGGCCGGATCACCGCGTCGAACCCGTGCAGCGAGTACATGCACCTGGACAACACGTCCTGCAACCTCGCCTCGCTGAACCTGATGAAGTTCCTTCAGGACGACGGCAAGGGCAACCAGAAGTTCGACGCCGAGCGCTTCGGCAAGGTCGTCGAGCTGGTCATCACCGCGATGGACATCTCCATCTGCTTCGCGGACTTCCCGACCCAGAAGATCGGCGAGAACACCCGCGCCTTCCGCCAGCTCGGCATCGGCTACGCCAACCTCGGCGCCCTGCTGATGGCGACCGGCCACGCGTACGACTCCGAGGGCGGCCGCGCCCTGGCCGGTGCCATCACCTCCCTGATGACCGGCACCGCCTACCGCCGCTCCGCCGAGCTGGCCGCCGTCGTCGGCACCTACGACGGCTACGCCCGCAACGCCGAGGCGCACAAGCAGGTCATGAAGCAGCACGCGGACGCCAACTCCGGCGCCGTGCGCATGGACGACCTGGACACCGCGGTGTGGGCCGCCGCCACCGAGGCATGGCAGGACGTCCTGCGCCTCGGCGAGAAGAACGGCTTCCGCAACTCCCAGGCCTCCGTGCTCGCCCCGACCGGCACCATCGGTCTCGCGATGTCCTGCGACACCACCGGCGTCGAGCCCGACCTCGCCCTGGTCAAGTTCAAGAAGCTGGTCGGCGGCGGCTCGATGCAGATCGTCAACGGCACCGTGCCGCAGGCCCTGCGCCGCCTCGGCTACCACGAGGAGCAGATCGAGGCGATCGTCGCCCACATCTCCGAGTACGGCAATGTGATCGACGCTCCCGGCCTGAAGACCGAGCACTACGAGGTCTTCGACTGCGCCATGGGCGAGCGCGCCATCTCCCCGATGGGCCACGTCCGCATGATGGCCGCGATCCAGCCCTGGATCTCCGGCGCCATCTCCAAGACGGTCAACATGCCGGAGACGGCGACCGTCGAGGAGGTCGAGGAGATCTACTACGAGGCGTGGAAGCTGGGCGTCAAGGCGCTCGCGATCTACCGCGACAACTGCAAGGTCGGCCAGCCGCTCTCCGCCAAGAAGAAGGAGGACGAGAAGGCCGAGGTCACGGCGAAGGCCGAGGAGACCATCCGTACCGCGGTCGAGAAGGTCGTCGAGTACCGTCCGGTCCGCAAGCGCCTCCCGAAGGGCCGCCCGGGGATCACCACCTCCTTCACCGTCGGTGGCGCCGAGGGCTACATGACCGCCAACTCCTACCCGGACGACGGTCTCGGCGAGGTCTTCCTGAAGATGTCCAAGCAGGGTTCGACCCTCGCCGGCATGATGGACGCGTTCTCCATCGCCGTCTCCGTCGGCCTGCAGTACGGCGTCCCGCTGGAGACCTACGTCTCGAAGTTCACCAACATGCGCTTCGAGCCGGCCGGCATGACGGACGACCCGGACGTGCGGATGGCGCAGTCGATCGTCGACTACATCTTCCGCCGCCTGGCGCTCGACTTCCTGCCGTTCGAGACCCGCTCCGCCCTCGGCATCCACTCCGCCGAGGAGCGCCAGCGTCACCTCGAGACCGGTTCGTACGAGCCGGCCGACGACGAGGTCGACGTCGAGGGCCTGGCCCAGTCCGCCCCGCGGGCCCAGGAGCCGGTGGCCGTCGCCGCGCCGAAGGCCGTCGAGGCCGCCCCGGCCGACGCCCCGAAGCAGGCGCACACCAGCGCCGAGCTGGTGGAGATGCAGCTGGGCATCCAGGCCGACGCCCCGCTCTGCTTCTCCTGCGGTACGAAGATGCAGCGCGCCGGCTCCTGCTACATCTGCGAGGGCTGCGGCTCGACCAGCGGCTGCAGCTGATCACCGCTGACGCGGGACGGAACGGGCGTCTTCCCCTGAGGACACCGATCCACGCCTGAGAAAGGGCGCCGACCATCGGTCGGCGCCCTTTCGGCTACTCAGGGGCAGGGGCAGGGGCAGGGGCAGGGGTCGCGACAGCGGTCAGTGCGTCCAGTTCGGTGCCGATGGCCCTCCGCTTCGGCCGTGGCAGATCCGACGAGCCGGCGCACGTCCGGCTCGTCGGCCGGCAACACCGCGTACCCCGGCAGGAACTGCACGTCCCCGATCACCGCGAACCCCACGTCCAGCCGCCGCAGCACGGTGGGGTTCTCGCCCCGCAGAGCGCTTCCGATCCGGTCCTCACGCCAGTCACCCGTCATGGCGGGAACCTCCAGCGAGGCGGCGAGGCGGCGAGGCGGCGGACAGGCCGAGGGGCCGGGCCCGCGGTGGTGCGGGCCCGGCCCCCGGTCGTTCCGGCGGCTACGCGCGCGTGGGCGGACGCGTGCCGAGGGCCGTTACGCGGCGCCCATCACGTCGCCGAACGAGCGCGGGTCCGTGTCGAAGCCGCGGAGCAGGGGGCGCCAGGTCCAGACGCCGGCTCCGTCGCGGGTGAACTCGACGACGGTCGCGGCGGTCGCATCCGCCACCGACGCGAAGTCGTCGGTCAGCAGGTCGGTGTAGCCCTCGCGGACCCGGATCCCGGTGCCCGAGACCTGGCTGAAGGCGAGCCGTCCGGTGCCCTGCTGTATCGCCACTCCCACCACCACGCGCGTGTACTGCTCGGCGAGCCGCCCGAGTTCGACGGTCATCGCCTCGTCGTAGCCGAAGCCCTGTCCCGTACGGCTGTCGCGCTGGAGCGTGATGGTGCCGTCGGGGGAGCGGTGGTCGAAGTGGACCAGATAGGCGGGCGGTCCGTACGGGGCCTCCGCACCGTAGACCCCCGCGACGATGTCCAGGTCGTGGGCGGGGGCGCCGGACGGGCTGGGGTCCCACTTGAGCGCCACCTCGACCTTGTCGACCCCCTTGTTGAGTCCGCTCATCATGAATCCCCTCTCCGCGTACGGTTCTTGACGAGTCGTTCATAGTGTCATGCGGACAACCGATCAACATGCCATCGGGGTACGGCCGATACCGGCCCCTTTTCCGTCCTGGATTTCGAACGTCGAACGGGGCTGTGGGGCGGTGCGGGGGTGCGGTGAGCGGGTACGGCGGAGGTCTGACGGGGCGTCGTCCCGCCCCGTACCATGGCGCGGTGCTGGTCAAGTGGATTCGTTGCACCGTGGTGGACCGTCGAGGGTTCGAGCGGGGGCAGCGGAAGTGGGCGGGGCTGCCCGGCGAACCGGGGTTCCGGGGCCAGGGCGGCGGGTGGAGCCGGCGACGGCCGGATGTCGCCCATGTCTTCGGTTTCTGGGAGAGCCGGGCGTTCTACGACTCCTTCATGGCGCGGTCCCACGACCGGCTCGCGGCCGCCCAGGTCGGCACATACCGCGATATGCAGGTGAAGCTGTTCGATCACCGTTTCGACGTGAAGACCGGGTTCGAGCCGCGCTTCGCGGACGCCGACGTGGCCCGGGTCGCGCACTGCCGTGTGCGCGAGGACCGGGCCGAGCACTTCGCCCTCATGCAGGAGAAGGTCTGGAACCCGGCGATGGCGGGGTCCCCGGGCATGTTGCGCGGGCTGTTCGGGGAGGGCCCGGGGCCCGAGTTCCTGGTCCTGTCGATGTGGAACTCGGCGGCCGAGCACGGGAAGTACCGCGCGGAGCGGGTGGAACGCCTCGGTCTGCGGGCGCAGACCGAGGCCGATGTCGCGGCCATGACGGGGGACATCGTGGAGCTGGAGCAGG contains the following coding sequences:
- a CDS encoding lexA repressor (Catalytic site [active];~Helix-turn-helix domains; cl00088;~LexA repressor [Streptomyces albus J1074];~LexA repressor; Validated;~Peptidase S24 LexA-like proteins are involved in the SOS response leading to the repair of single-stranded DNA within the bacterial cell. This family includes: the lambda repressor CI/C2 family and related bacterial prophage repressor proteins; LexA (EC...; cd06529;~identified by MetaGeneAnnotator; putative) yields the protein MTTTADSATITAQDRSQGRFEPVHAMNDSVMNGEGEAGRPTRSLPGRPPGIRADSSGLTDRQRRVIEVIRDSVQRRGYPPSMREIGQAVGLSSTSSVAHQLMALERKGFLRRDPHRPRAYEVRGSDQPSTQPTDTTGKPAASYVPLVGRIAAGGPILAEESVEDVFPLPRQLVGDGELFVLKVVGDSMIEAAICDGDWVTVRRQPVAENGDIVAAMLDGEATVKRFKREDGHVWLLPHNAAYQPIPGDEATILGKVVAVLRRV
- a CDS encoding transcriptional regulator nrdR (ATP cone domain; pfam03477;~Mapped to H37Rv Rv2718c;~identified by MetaGeneAnnotator; putative;~transcriptional regulator NrdR [Mycobacterium tuberculosis F11];~transcriptional regulator NrdR; Validated; PRK00464), yielding MHCPFCRHPDSRVVDSRTTDDGTSIRRRRQCPDCSRRFTTVETCSLMVVKRSGVTEPFSRTKVISGVRKACQGRPVTEDALAKLGQRVEEAVRATGSAELTTHDVGLAILGPLQELDLVAYLRFASVYKAFDSLEDFEAAIVELRERPPAGGGTGATPGVPVPVPAPATD
- a CDS encoding vitamin B12-dependent ribonucleotide reductase (Class II ribonucleotide reductase, dimeric form; cd02888;~Class II vitamin B12-dependent ribonucleotide reductase; pfam08471;~Genoscope sequence ID : FRAAL;~Ribonucleotide reductase and Pyruvate formate lyase; cl09939;~TSCPD domain; pfam12637;~catalyzes the reduction of ribonucleotides to deoxyribonucleotides; the rate-limiting step in dNTP synthesis;~dimer interface [polypeptide binding];~effector binding site;~identified by MetaGeneAnnotator; putative;~vitamin B12-dependent ribonucleotide reductase [Frankia alni ACN14a];~vitamin B12-dependent ribonucleotide reductase; Validated), translated to MTETASGPARGSRAKGSKAASKGLRIERIHTTPGVHPYDEVSWEHRDVVMTNWRDGSINFEQRGVAFPDFWSVNAVNIVTSKYFRGAVGTPQRETGLKQLIDRIVKTYSKAGEDHGYFASPADAEIFEHELTYALLHQIFSFNSPVWFNVGTSQPQQVSACFILSVDDSMESILDWYKEEGMIFKGGSGAGLNLSRIRSSKELLSSGGNASGPVSFMRGADASAGTIKSGGATRRAAKMVVLDVDHPDIEDFIQTKVSEEEKIRVLRDAGFDMDLGGDDITSVQYQNANNSVRVNDEFMTAVEKGGQFGLRARMTGEVIEEVDAKALFRKIAEAAWACADPGIQYDDMINNWHTCPESGRITASNPCSEYMHLDNTSCNLASLNLMKFLQDDGKGNQKFDAERFGKVVELVITAMDISICFADFPTQKIGENTRAFRQLGIGYANLGALLMATGHAYDSEGGRALAGAITSLMTGTAYRRSAELAAVVGTYDGYARNAEAHKQVMKQHADANSGAVRMDDLDTAVWAAATEAWQDVLRLGEKNGFRNSQASVLAPTGTIGLAMSCDTTGVEPDLALVKFKKLVGGGSMQIVNGTVPQALRRLGYHEEQIEAIVAHISEYGNVIDAPGLKTEHYEVFDCAMGERAISPMGHVRMMAAIQPWISGAISKTVNMPETATVEEVEEIYYEAWKLGVKALAIYRDNCKVGQPLSAKKKEDEKAEVTAKAEETIRTAVEKVVEYRPVRKRLPKGRPGITTSFTVGGAEGYMTANSYPDDGLGEVFLKMSKQGSTLAGMMDAFSIAVSVGLQYGVPLETYVSKFTNMRFEPAGMTDDPDVRMAQSIVDYIFRRLALDFLPFETRSALGIHSAEERQRHLETGSYEPADDEVDVEGLAQSAPRAQEPVAVAAPKAVEAAPADAPKQAHTSAELVEMQLGIQADAPLCFSCGTKMQRAGSCYICEGCGSTSGCS
- a CDS encoding hypothetical protein (Hypothetical protein XNR_0528 [Streptomyces albus J1074];~identified by MetaGeneAnnotator; putative), which codes for MTGDWREDRIGSALRGENPTVLRRLDVGFAVIGDVQFLPGYAVLPADEPDVRRLVGSATAEAEGHRHRTGRTDRCRDPCPCPCPCP
- a CDS encoding hypothetical protein (Stress protein [Streptomyces fulvissimus DSM40593];~Uncharacterized proteins involved in stress response, homologs of TerZ and putative cAMP-binding protein CABP1 [Signal transduction mechanisms]; COG2310;~Uncharacterized proteins involved in stress response, similarto tellurium resistance terD; cd06974;~UniProt-pubmed:11572948; UniProt-pubmed:20624727; UniProt-pubmed:21463507; UniProt-pubmed:18375553; UniProt-pubmed:20581206; UniProt-pubmed:20064060;~identified by MetaGeneAnnotator; putative;~putative metal binding site [ion binding]), with translation MMSGLNKGVDKVEVALKWDPSPSGAPAHDLDIVAGVYGAEAPYGPPAYLVHFDHRSPDGTITLQRDSRTGQGFGYDEAMTVELGRLAEQYTRVVVGVAIQQGTGRLAFSQVSGTGIRVREGYTDLLTDDFASVADATAATVVEFTRDGAGVWTWRPLLRGFDTDPRSFGDVMGAA
- a CDS encoding hypothetical protein (Hypothetical protein XNR_1056 [Streptomyces albus J1074];~identified by MetaGeneAnnotator; putative) → MSGYGGGLTGRRPAPYHGAVLVKWIRCTVVDRRGFERGQRKWAGLPGEPGFRGQGGGWSRRRPDVAHVFGFWESRAFYDSFMARSHDRLAAAQVGTYRDMQVKLFDHRFDVKTGFEPRFADADVARVAHCRVREDRAEHFALMQEKVWNPAMAGSPGMLRGLFGEGPGPEFLVLSMWNSAAEHGKYRAERVERLGLRAQTEADVAAMTGDIVELEQAWAV